The genomic DNA CGCCACACGGGCGGCGATGTGCGCCCGGTTCCTGCTGGCCCAGCTGGCGGACGGGGGCTCCCTGCGGGGGCTGGTGGTGGGCTGGGCCGCCCTGGTGGGGCTGTCCCGGCTGCTGCTGGCCCGACACTACGTGACGGACGTGGGCGTCGGCCTGGCCATGGGCTACTGCCAGTACGAACTGGTGGAGCGGCTGTGGGTGACGTGGGGGTGCGCGCAGGACGTCCTGCTCACGCCGCTGGGGGAGAGGCTCCGGAGGGCCTACGGGGGGCTGTGGGTGTCGGACTGGAAGCTCTAGGGCcactggaggtgtgtgtggggggggccgTGTACCTGCGTGTGTTCAGAGTCCCCTAAAGAATGAACTTCATGTCCTAACAGCTGTGTCTAAGAAAATAGTCTGGGGGGGGGATTAGGATTAGATTAGGATTAACTTCATCTGTTAGAGTCAAactgatttatttgaaaattttataataaaaaagtcAACTtctgcttcagtgtgtgtgtgtgtgtgtgtgtgtgtgtctgtgtgtgtgtgtgtgtgtgtgtctgtgtgtgtgtctgtgtgtgtctgtgtgtgtgtctgtgtgtgtgtgtgtgtgtgtgtgtgtgtgtgtgtgtgtctgtgtgtgtgtctgtgtgtgtgtctgtgtgtgtctgtgtgtgtctgtgtgtgtgtgtgtctgtgtgtgtgtctgtgtgtgtgtgtgtgtgtgtgtgtgtgtgtgtgtgtgtgtgtgtgtgtctgtgtctgtgtgtgtgtgtgtgtgtgtgtgtctgtgtgtgtctgtgtgtgtgtctgtgtgtgtgtgtgtgtgtctgtgtctgtgtgtgtgtgtgtctgtgtgtgtgtgtctgtgtgtgtgtgtgtgtgtgtgtgtgtctctgtgtgtgtctgtgtgtgtgtgtctctatgtgtgtgtgtctgtgtgtgtgtgtgtgtctgtgtgtgtgtgtgtctgtgtgtgtgtgtgtgtgtgtgtgtgtgtctgtgtgtgtgtctctgtgtgtgtgtgtgtgtgtctctatgtgtgtgtgtctgtgtgtgtgtgtgtgtctgtgtgtgtgtgtgtctgtgtgtgtgtgtgtgtgtgtgtgtgtgtgtgtgtctgtgtgtgtgtctctgtgtgtgtgtgtgtgtgtctgtgtgtgtgtgtgtctgtgtgtgtgtgtgtgtgtgtgtgttattgagGGGAGGtcggtgtgcccccccccaccatctgTGAAGCCTCGTCTCCTTTTCCTCCGTTAATCCCCGTTAACACCCACCTTCCGGTTTTACACTAAtccatcccagcatgcatcgggattaattcatttattcctgatttaaatatttaaacatgtgGAACAGAAGCTGTTTGGGTGCAGTTGCAGATAGTCGCCCCTGGGGGGCAGTGTTCCCGGAGCCAGGAGCAGAGAAACAGTCGGAGGTTTGTTGACCTTAGGGCcactggaggtgtgtgtggggggggccgTGTACCTGCGTGTGTTCAGAGTCCTCTAAAGAATGAACTTCATGTCCTAACAGCTGTGTCTAAGAAAATagtctggggggggggattaggaTTAGATTAGGATTAACTTCATCTGTTAGAGTCAAactgatttatttgaaaattttataataaaaaagtcAACTtctgcttcagtgtgtgtgtgtgtgtgtgtgtctgtgtgtgtgtgtctgtgtgtgtgtgtgtgtgtgtgtgtgtctgtgtgtgtgtgtgtgtgtgtgtgtgtgtgtgtgtgtgtgtgtctgtgtgtgtgtctgtgtgtgtctgtgtgtgtgtgtgtgtgtgtctgtgtgtgtgtctgtgtgtgtgtgtgtgtgtgtgtctgtgtctgtgtgtgtgtgtgtgtgtgtgtctgtgtgtgtgtctgtgtgtgtgtgtgtgtctgtgtgtgtgtgtgtgtgtgtgtctgtctgtgtgtgtgtctgtgtctgtgtctgtgtgtgtgtgtgtctgtgtgtgtgtgtgtgtgtgtgtctgtgtgtgtgtgtgtgtctgtgtgtgtgtgtctctatgtgtgtgtgtctgtgtgtgtctgtgtgtctgtgtgtgtctgtgtgtgtgtgtgtgtgtctgtgtgtgtgtctctgtgtgtgtgtgtgtgtgtctgtgtgtgtgtgtgtgtgtgtgtgtgttattgagGGGAGGTGGGTGTGCCCCCCCCTACCATCTGTGAAGCCTCGTCTCCTTTTCCTCCATTAATCCCCGTTAACACCCACCTTCCGGTTTTACACTAAtccatcccagcatgcatcgggattaattcatttattcctgatttaaatatttaaacatgtgGAACAGAAGCTGTTTGGGTGCAGTTGCAGATAGTCGCCCCTGGGGGGCAGTGTTCCCGGAGCCAGGAGCAGAGAAACAGTCGGAGGTTTGTTGACCTTAAATAACTGAGTCCTGCTGCCACACACCACGTGACCCCACGGCGTCGCTCACACTCTATTTAcagaataaatgtcatttttagtGACGTACAAACGCACAAACGGTCCCGTCCAATCAGGTCAAGCTGCTGCCGggcctggccccgcccaccgtgACGTCATAGGTGACCATGTGGAAGTTGTCCCAGGCGAACAGCTTCCTCTGGGCGGGGTTGTAGTCCACCATGCTGGTGTAGCGGTACTGGTTCCTGAAGGGGAGGGCCAGGGCGCGGCCCTCGCCGCTGGAGGTGTCGTAGGTGTGGttgatggtggtgttgggggcGGTGTAGCTCGCCACCGTGTAGAGCCGCCCACACAGCATGAAGGCGTTGCCCACCGCGTGCTTCCTGATCTTGGTCTCCCagctcttcctcacctccaggCTCTCGGGGTCCAGCTTGGAGATGACGATGGCCCCCCGGGCCTTGCCGGTGCTGTAGATGGCCCACAGGCCCTGCTCGTCCACGGCCAGGTCGATGTCGGTGTAGCCCCCCCAGGAGTACGGGTGCTGGCCGTGGAAGCCGGCGTGGGGGAGGTCCCGGCGCGACGCCAGGCTCTCGGAGGTCACGTCGTAGCGGATCAGGGTGCGGCTGCGTTTGCGCTGGTAGTAGAGGGCCCCCCGGTACATGGCGGCCCCCGTGCTCTCCACCGGCTCCGGCAGGACCAGGACTTTGGTGGGGGCCCCCCGGGAGAACTGCTCCATGTCCTCATAGACAAAGAGCTGGCGGACGTCTTTACCCACCGTGTCGATCCGCCACACCGTGTCCCTGGAGTAGTGGGGGCCCCGGGGCTCGGGGTCCTGCATCCACACGCCGTACTTCCCCGTGATGCTGTCTGCCTTCCTGTGGGACACCGGGGCCCCCACCGACAGCAGCCCCCCGCAGCCTGGAGGACAAACACCTGTTCAGGTACAGACGGGCGCCGCCCGACGCGTCTCAGCATCAAGAGGAAACCTTACCTGTGAcgcgctgcccccccccagggagCAGGAGGGACGCTGGGACCTCCGTCACCTCGGCCTTCATCTCCTGGTacgcccccgcccccgcccccgccccggCGTCAAACGCAGGGTCTGTGTGGGGAGGGAAGGATCCCAGTTTAAACGTCAAGGAACAGCAGGGTCCCCCCCTGAACCAGCTGCCCCCCCCTAGAACCAGCTGCCCCCCCTAGaaccagctgccccccccctaaAACTAGTTGCCCCCCCTAGaaccagctgccccccccctaaAACTAGTTGCCCCCCCTAGaaccagctgccccccccctagAACCAGCTGCCCCCTCCTAGAACCAGCTGCCCCCCCCTAGAACCAGCTGCCCCCCCCTAAAACTAGTTGCCCCCCCTAGAACCAGCTGCCCCCCCCTAGAACCAGCTGCCCCTCCTAGAACCAGCTGCCCCCCCTAGAACCAGCTGCCCCCCCCTAGAACCAGCTGCCCCTCCTAGAACCAGCCCCCCCCTAGAACCAGCTGCCCCCCCTAGAACCAGCTGCCCCCCCCTAGAACCAGCTGCCCCTCCTAGAACACGCACCCCCCCTAGAGCCAGCCGCCCCCCCCAGAACCGTCACATGCACATAAAGTCCCACACGAGTGAGGGGGGCCGTAAACGACGGGTCTGACCTGTAAATTCCGagccccctcctccacctgcaACTCGACCCCCCGGTCCTGAACCCTAACAACAAGTGCCCCCCCCAGACGATCACACAGAACCAGAACACGTGACGTATTTACCGCTGTGGGGTCGGTCGTCCCGCTGCGTTCCGGGGGCCCCCGCCCCCGGCGGACAGGGCGCCCCCCTCAGACGCTCCGCCTCCTGGCCCAGCTGCTCCAGCCCCCTCTGCAGCTCCAGGACCCGCCCCTCCAGGTGCTCCCTGTCCCGCTGCAGCTGGTCCCGCTCCCCCGTCACCTGGGAGTACGCCTCCTGGAGCCCCTCCCCGGCCGTCACGCCGCCGTGCGGCCCCCCCACGTCCACCCCGGCGATGAGGCGGCT from Antennarius striatus isolate MH-2024 chromosome 18, ASM4005453v1, whole genome shotgun sequence includes the following:
- the LOC137612590 gene encoding myocilin-like, whose protein sequence is MSSPSALGPDLNTQVEGDDPEAPDPDPEPDPEPDPNPDPEPDPDPDPDPDPEPDPDPDPEPDPDPDPDPDPDPEPEPDPDPEPEPDPEPDPDPDPDPDPYHHPPRMWLQVVLFCSCWALPCGGQGPDTASLQRSSDRSGRCHYTFTVAPQDQSCSGGVSGPELEGVSSRLTVLEALVSRLIAGVDVGGPHGGVTAGEGLQEAYSQVTGERDQLQRDREHLEGRVLELQRGLEQLGQEAERLRGAPCPPGAGAPGTQRDDRPHSDPAFDAGAGAGAGAYQEMKAEVTEVPASLLLPGGGQRVTGCGGLLSVGAPVSHRKADSITGKYGVWMQDPEPRGPHYSRDTVWRIDTVGKDVRQLFVYEDMEQFSRGAPTKVLVLPEPVESTGAAMYRGALYYQRKRSRTLIRYDVTSESLASRRDLPHAGFHGQHPYSWGGYTDIDLAVDEQGLWAIYSTGKARGAIVISKLDPESLEVRKSWETKIRKHAVGNAFMLCGRLYTVASYTAPNTTINHTYDTSSGEGRALALPFRNQYRYTSMVDYNPAQRKLFAWDNFHMVTYDVTVGGARPGSSLT